The Helianthus annuus cultivar XRQ/B chromosome 11, HanXRQr2.0-SUNRISE, whole genome shotgun sequence region ATCCTGTAATTGGTAATTTATGGCCATTCCCAACAAGAATAGTGCTTGAAGAAAAAGACAAGGGAGTAGAAATTTTACCGATATTGGAGGTGATGTGAGAGGATGCTCCGGTGTCCATGTTCCACGAGGTGTCCGGGTTATTGATCTGCATCATGGAGAGAGCCGTGCCGATGTCCGTTGGGTTTAATGCATTAAAAACATTCGGGTCGTGGAACTGGGTAGGGGTGGGAGGCTGCTGGGTTAATGGCTGCATTTGGGCCTGTTGGTAAGCAAGATGGGCCTGGTTGTATTGGGGTTGGGGGTAAGGAGGAGGTGGTTGATTAGGGGCCCAAGCTTGTGAGGGGTAAGGGGTAGGCGGTGTGTTCCAGGAGGGGAAAGGGGCCGGAGATTGCTGTGGGCCGTAAGCGGGTGGATAGGTGGGTGAGGGTTGGTTCCATTGAGAGGTAGAGTATTGGTTGCTATAGTTGCCACGTCCCCGAGAACCCCGACCACGACCGCCACGGTAGCCGCGTCCACGGCCACGAGGACGGTTTGGATCATAATAATTTTGTGAGTACCGATTAGGATCTGTAGGGGCTGTATTAGGTGCGGGTGGGTTGTTAGTTTGGGTAGATGGTTCGGTAACGGTAGCAGCGGGAATCGGAGTGGTGACAAGTACCGATTGGTTGTTATTTTGGCGGGCGGCTTGGCGTTGTTGTTCTTTTTGCAGACTGGTGCGAGCTTCATCCCATGTAGGGGAGGTTTGATTGATGAGGGCAGCGGTAACATCATACTCGGACGGTAGGCCTCGAACAAGTTGCATAACGAGCCGTGGCTCGCTAACCGGAAAGCCGACATCGCCTAGTTGCTCGGCGATGTCTTTAAGTTTCTGACAATATTCGTCGAGGGATGCACAAGCTCCAAGTGTGAGATTTGTAAAGTCATGCTCAAGAGTCGTAGCTCGAGAGCCTTTGTTACTAAGAAAAATACCTTCAAGTTTCACCCATGTGGCTCGTGCCGTAGCATCGGTTTCAAGAACCCGAACCAAATACTCGTCGGATAGCGTGGCGTATATCCATTGGAGAATAAGGGCGTCGATCTCTTGCCAGGAATCATAGTCATCGTCGCCTTCCTTTGGTGCAGTCGTGCCGTCGATATGATCAAGAACCTTGTAAGCTTTTGCATGTAACTTGAAAAGCTTTACCCATGATGAATACGTAACCTTGGTGCCGTCGAGAGTGCGAACCTTGTTTTGAATGTTGGTCACCGTATAGGCTGGATGCAGGGAGGAGGATTTAGGTTCGGTGTTGGACGTATGTTCTTTGCCGGTCATGGTGGCTGTCGAAACAGGGGATGACCGGAAAAAAACGAGCGACGGTTAAGGTGTGCGACGGCTAGGGTTTGTAGAGcgtaagctctgataccataaaagtGTTTATGGATCAAGAATAATTCGTGTCCTCCATTCAATAATAACATCCCTTTAAATAGGGGTAGATACAATACAAGAGATATGGAAACATATCAAATACATAATTATCTCCTAATATAATGGATACATAATATTTACATATTCTAATAGTACCTAGTTGTTTTCGGGACCACCAGTTCCAGCATATTAGTTTCTATAATATTAACAAAGAGAATATAACACATGTGAAAAACAGGGAGGTTTTGGAAAACAAAGAAAAGTAAGTGTAGTTATgagcatagttattaaaggcgctaggTGCACTCAAGGCGCGTAGGCCTCGTCTGGGGCCTAGACGATAAGCCCAAAAAAAGGCACagcatgaaaaaaaaatatatattatgtattagaaaaataATACTattgtttaaataaaataaacaaaagctaTTATAGAGCATTTAATTTCATTTATTTAGTACCAAAAATTGTAAAATACTagtgtattagtgtagaaaagtagttttccttagaTAAAATTAGAAATCCGGCTGGAATTTGGCCGAAAActctccggaatctaggaatctcgccgAAATGTTTGCATGTCTCGACTTAAAGCGCAATTGTCCTGCCTCGCCTggaaaatgggcctaggcgcaaaaggcaatggcttttaacaactacgATTATGAGTATCGAATAGATCGCATTGGCAAATGCCTAAAATACCTTGATGAAAATCTAATTTAAAATCTTATCTTATCCCAGGACAGGCATCTTAAAAAGACTAGGTAGGAATCTTATCATAAATCTTATCTTTAGTAAAACCAAGGGATATCGTTTAGAAACTAGTTCCCACCGACAACGACCAATCATGGACTTACTCGTGTTGGTGGTCTCAATAATCTGTGGTAGAACGTTGATCATCGGGCCATCCAGCCTAATCAACATTATTATAAGCATGTAAATCAATAGAAGTAGGACCGATGTATACATAACCCATGAGAAATGGTACCCTTAAGATACCGCAAAAAGCGCTTGACAATGACATGTCGATTAGTAGGTGTCTTGGTGTCTAAAGGAATTGTGACACCTTACTGGCCGCATAAGCAATCTCTGGCCGTGTCAATACAAGGTACTTTAATGCACCAAAAGTGCTCCGATACATAGTAGGTTCATATAAAGGATCACTCGTATGTTTATGTTGAGAAAGTTGTCTACCGAAAGAGACATGAGTAAATAATGGTTGACAATCAACAAGACTGATGAACTGTAGTAAATCAAGTAAGTAGCGTTGTTGAGATAAGTGTAAAATATCCTCACAAAATGTGGCCTTAATACCTGGAAAATATGACAACTGTCTTAAATTCTTAAGTGTAAATTGAGAATGTAAGCGTCCAATCAAGCCAGTAAGAAAACAAAAGAGCTCCCACTAAAATGATGTCATCAACATAGGTCAAGACATAACTAAGTATCGAATCCTAGCTATAAACAAAGAGCGATACATCTAAAAGACACTTGGTAAAACCATAAGTAAGCAAAGTTGTGGATAGCTTGGAAATCCAAGCTCTGGGAGCATGCTTTAGGCCATAAAGAGCCTTCTGCAGACGATAAACATAATGTGGTCTAGATGAGTTAACAAAGCCTGGGGGTCGGGTCATATACACTGTCTCAGGAAGATCCCCATGTAAGAAGGCATTGTTGACATTAACCTGACGAATAGACCATCCTTTAGAGAAAGTGACTGAAAGAACTGGGCGAGTAGTAGTAGTAGGTTTGACCACAAGACTGAAAATCTCAGTGTAGTCAATACCAACAGTATGATGAAAGCCCTTGCCAAATGTCACAATGTATAATATATAAAGGTGAAGTATAATGGGATACAACTAATGTAAAAGGAAATCTAGTTGATTTTGAAACACTACAAGCAGTACAATGTGTGTGTtggtttttttttatcaaatgtAAAAAATGAACATCTAGACAAAACATCATCAGACTGTTGACCCAAACGAGAATGCCAAGTCTCACGAGAAACAGAAGTGAAAGTAGCAAATGAATATAGCTTATGTGGACTACGACATGTATGATGGGTGAGTTGTCCATCAAAAGTCAGAATGGACAAACCTAACTGCGTGATCGATGTTCTTGGCTAAGCTAGGAACCATAAGAACGTGTCTAATAGTAAGAGTACGATCAAATAAATGAAGCAAGGCAGTGCCAACGTGAGAAATAGTAAGAGCCATACAATTGCCTACAACGACTCGCTTAGAGCCGGTGCGTAGGGAGCAGCATCAAATACTATAGAAAAGTCAGTGGTCATATGTGCAGTGACCCCACAGTCGAGTATCCATGAATCTACTTTCTCACAAATGTTAGATAAATCCGCGGTAAATCCAAAATGAACATAGGAGTGTTGATTAGCCTAATGTAAACTGTGACGTGGCCCAAAACTAACAAAATCAGCAAGCCTAGAAGCAAAACTGGGTTGTGAAACCTGTAGGTCCCTCttggaggatgacgaacctaaaccttgttatactaacccactagcaagtgcggaatccaagctagcaagcaaaccgggatgaaacaagcacaaacacaaacacacaaggttcaccgattaacaccacttgtattaatacgaatgaaaggttccggttacaagctcaatgttcacaaatcagttttgcaaactctctagtgtgtgtgtgtgttcacagCAGAATACTCTCTCAAAGTTGTCTGCCTTATCTCTTGTGACTAACTAATGAACacacattgcatgggtatatatatacccagcactgGTTGTCTTggccgaaggatccgatagatggtcgaaggatcatctatcgatgacaaaccTGTCGAAGGATCAGCATTCATCTCAAAGGATGATCTGTCGagcatccatcgaaggttcatctttcgaggagatcgaaggatccacatcatccttcgatctcttatccttcgagacagacaaccaTATACAAACattttctaactgtttggccaagtcaaaccggaggatggttgacttggtcaaacttacaagactaaggaacatcgtttacatcgtgactgaatacagacaaagtacagacacaagtgcaccaacaaactcccccttggctgtagctttgtctcgatcttcgatgtTTGCAGATTTTTCttgatcttgatcatctttgatcttcatgtcttcaagactctgatgtcctttcaagtcttcaatatCGGAGGATCTTTAAAGttttcacgtcttgaaagcagagagtgtatcaacaaactacccgtatcatgtaggaagtgtgttgacaaactcccccttaacataagctcccccttgagttatgctcgtgaaatacgtgatctttatgaagtgagatccttgtggtgttgatgatggtcagcggcaactcgaacatcttcatcatttgagtgccttcacgtcgtgtcttcgttccaaagttttgtcatcgaccatgttctcctagcctttagaatctgcacatgcaagaaatctaaacgcgtaatgagaacaactgcttggaattagttaacataaacaagtgacacacgtatgaccatgtttcaatcaaacaccgtccgacagtttgaaagttcaataaatttgtcaattttagattccaactttcaaaacttgcaaatttcgaccgtttatgaagatttagtcaattcggtttccgttcaggtttcaggtaacgaagactcgagttccaacatcgtacgatcgaaaataaaatagaaataaaatctttttggctttttgaatttttcaaatgtaaagactgaaagcagtaaataaatatatacagacattctttttgcgagtttcgagggtaagagaatcatatcagtgtacggtcatgccaaaacgctcctgttgttcaattaattaacattaagataagcatcctacaacaattatcggtattgttgtccactaaagctcaacttatcagatgtaatcatggcgaggggatacgttaaggtatgatttatacttaccgaccggtgttcatccacatcacgacacattcccgtatcaaggtatgcacgagggtgcatcttaccggtgagtataccgattatcatctgtttgaccgtatatgatgtgagattctcacttattttgatttgaaaacaagccctatgtgatataatcacttattgatgaggaacttgattttcatatgcatgaggggcacaggagcaagtccgtgaacaggtcagtacttccgtacagcagagagacgaacttgactcccggataaatgtgatattttatcacttatttgatatggacatgtgattgtttatcacttattgaggtcgaatgcagtatgtaatatgtacacgtatgtatagtatcattgaagatctagacttgcgtccccgttatttttcggtaaaagatacaaccatgatacccagatgataagcagcataaagaccgaatatctcagaacctcggcaatctatcaaacgaaatttcggtactaagaccatatgccaatgaatggttcccacctgatcttcagtcgatttaagatttatatcaccctgcacactttaaaatgattgtgagcctaccgatacatcttatatagagctgcttatcgtttttcattttaggtttaaagaggtttggatagaccactgatgtactatcattttctcttttgctcgccaggaaactcatttttgtttttctattgtttttgtgtttttgaaatttttcgatgtttttggattttcagattttggatttactccccctaaaatcaataaactaagataaatttaaaacacaaagatatttacaaaaatgattttccgatgttggttttactcttgcttgaccttaatgccgtttaccaataataaaaagtcaaatcttgatttgtcaaatgctttggtaaaaaggtcggcacgttggtcatcggtgtggaccttaacaacatcgattagtcttttctcaaagcaatcacgtatgaagtgatatttgatttcgatgtgtttggtctttgaatgctgcacaggatttctagtgatatctaaagcagcagaattatcaacgtaaataggagtagttaggaattcaaaaccgtagtcccgcaattgttgttggatccaaagaacttgggagcaacaacttgaggcagcaatgtattcagcttcgcatgttgatatagcgacgcatgtctgcttcttgcattgccatgtgactaggcgatttcctaaaactgacatccagccgttgtggatttgccgtcgattttgcatccgccaaaatcagaatcactgaatgcaaccagttcaaagttattatccctagggtaccacagaccggtgtcagggtaagccttcaaataacgaaaaatccttttaacagctgcaagatgtgaggccttcggattgacttgatatctggcaagcaggcacgttgggtacattatgtctggccttgatgctgtgaggtacataagagatccgatcattgcgcggtagtttgaaggactaacagcttcacccttcaagtctggagtaattccgtgatttgttggcaatggggtaccaatgggcgttgcatcagacatctggaaccggctcaagatgtcaccaacatatttagtctgatggatgaatatcccagactccgtttgttgcacttgtaggcccaagaagaaggtcatttcccccatagcactcatctcgaatttatcctgcataatgcgctcgaaattcctacacaagacatcattagtagaaccaaaaataatatcatcaacgtatacctgtaccagaagaagatctccatcttgttctttgatgaaaagagtacagtcgataagacctctatgaaaaccgttctccagcagatagtgtgataaggttgcataccaagctcgcggtgcttgatgtagaccatagagagctttgttgagcaaccaaacccgatcgggatggataggatcttcaaaacctggaggctgttcgacatatacctcttcttcaaccacaccatgtagaaatgcacttttcacgtccatctgataaaccttgaatcctttgaaagacGCATAGGCTaaaaagattcgaattgcttcgagacgtgcaacaggtgcatacacttcgttgtagtcgatcccttcaatctgacgaaaaccttgaacgactaaacgtgctttgtttcggacaacaactccacggtcatcctttttgcatttgaacacccaacgggtaccaatcttcttgtatccagcaggtttctctacgagtttccagacacccagcttctggaattgttgcagttcttcctgcattgcttccacccaagagttatctttcagggcttctttccaagttcttggctcttcctgtgaaacataacacgcgaaagaccaatcgttttgttgcccggattctcgaatagccgcatacaagcctgcattgttgttgtttcgcaacatgtctcttgtttgaatgccactttgcacatttcctatgatgttttgttgaggatgggtattatgaatcctagTTTCAGGATTTTCTCGAACtagaatatttatacccaggttgttaagattaagatcaacaaccaaatcaagacccggaattgacgaagaggatgatgcagtagcctcagctgttctatgagtatccactggaggagtaccctctgaagtaccatgaactgctgttgttggagcttcttgatctgcatctagaaattcatcatcctctgaagattcgttcaattcgtttgcatcatgaaaatcctcattgttgagagtattattgttcaccgaagaagatggttcttgattgacaagaattggacgaaccaccggtgaaactgttgcattgtcactctcgaaaaacatcctagccgcagcactttcttcaacggcttcaacattgatcgaattgaagaagtcatcgtactcaaacatccaaggttgacccggacaTTTGACTGGTAAGGTGTGCCtctgtactctgacctcagaccattcctcgacccttttagtctctagattccagactcgtaagttaggggtggcatacccaagaaagtatccatcaattgcttttgccccaaactttccattaggatcgatgattgtgcgtggagctccaaacggttcaagataagacaaatctggtttccgtttttgaagaagctcaaagcaggtcttgttgtgccttttgactgtaaggactcggttcaatgtgtaacatgcagaggccacagcttcagtccagaatggaatgggcaactgcgattctaccaacattgtcctagcagtctcgattaatgtgcggttcttacgttcagcgacgccattctgttgaggagtataagctgcactaaactcatgaagaataccctttgaagtgcaaaactccgtcatggaatgatttttaaattcagtaccattgtcgctacgtatccgcctaaccttcaacttatacaaattctcaatctgaatgatcaagtttttgataatgccaaaggtttcactcttgtgtgccatga contains the following coding sequences:
- the LOC118483853 gene encoding uncharacterized protein LOC118483853, whose amino-acid sequence is MTGKEHTSNTEPKSSSLHPAYTVTNIQNKVRTLDGTKVTYSSWVKLFKLHAKAYKVLDHIDGTTAPKEGDDDYDSWQEIDALILQWIYATLSDEYLVRVLETDATARATWVKLEGIFLSNKGSRATTLEHDFTNLTLGACASLDEYCQKLKDIAEQLGDVGFPVSEPRLVMQLVRGLPSEYDVTAALINQTSPTWDEARTSLQKEQQRQAARQNNNQSVLVTTPIPAATVTEPSTQTNNPPAPNTAPTDPNRYSQNYYDPNRPRGRGRGYRGGRGRGSRGRGNYSNQYSTSQWNQPSPTYPPAYGPQQSPAPFPSWNTPPTPYPSQAWAPNQPPPPYPQPQYNQAHLAYQQAQMQPLTQQPPTPTQFHDPNVFNALNPTDIGTALSMMQINNPDTSWNMDTGASSHITSNIGPQDGHLPFAP